CATTTATGCATCTTTGAATTTTGTATAGATTTATAAAGATCTACAATTTAGTTGTAACTATTACAATTTGTGAGTAAAGTTATTACTCGTCACCTTTAAGAAAGCGCAAGAAACTTTATCTGAAATCTAAAAAGACCCGCCCCCCccccaaaaaaagaaaataagtcTCAAGGGAAAGTTGTAACGTGTGCATAATGTACGAGGATGCGGAAGATGCATCTGGCATCGACCAAGATTTCTTCAACGCGTTAGCGCTGTTACATTCGACGGAGGATGACAGTGCGGAGAAACTTCGTAAAATGCTGGATACGTCCATCCAGAGGAGGTATGGCTTTGACAAAACTTTGATGGCTAAGATGCCGAAGAAATTTCTGCAGAATACGAAAATCCGTGGTAAGTCGTTCGCGAATTCGAACGAGAAATCCGAAATATCTTGGCGTAAAGAAGCTAATGATAGAACCTTGAGAAAAACCGAGAGTCTATTGCTTTCTACGAATAATACAACAGAAATTAATTGGAAaccgatgaaaatatttgatgcGAATATTGAGGATTGTAGCGAAAAAGGGGACATTCCGAGGATATCTATTCCTGATGAAGGATCTGGAGATGGACTTTTATGCAAGGTTTCTGCgctatttaaattcaaataatttaataacaataatttaaattatcatcattttataaaatgaaggGCCTGTTGGGAAAAGAGGGAGTGtcaaattttaacatttttataaaaaaaggaaaatttatttttcaatatacatacatataatggCACACCTTcatattttctcatttatcAAAATGAAACATCATTTTATTCCTCATTTTATTCTGCAtcattttcaacttttatttataattctccgttttctccctttcttgCATTGCTTTTCTTTGATATTCCCCATTTTTTCATTGTATACCTCAACTTGTTATAACCACCGTAATACTCAGAAGATGCTAATTCTCAGTACGACATAGCATGCAAAAAATTTCGCACAGCAAGCAATAGTCTTAGAAATAAGTTACACAGCGGAGTACAATATAATAGAGTAGATAAGAGGAGAGATAGACACATAAGAAAAAAGTGCAAAGTTTAGATATaagagaaaatgtaaaagcgTGACTAGACAAAAGATGTAAAACCGAAAACTCGTCCAATGCCGAAAGGCACGGactaagaataaataataataataataatacaaaaatttcaaagtcaaaattcgtaaaaattgatattcccCACTTTTTTCGTAGactctttaaataaaaatcttatttaatttgattaattataaaaattctaaatatggtttatactttttatatttgaatatagaTCCATCAACtctccatttttatttaacctACAATTATAACAAGCAACTATTTAGCTACTCTTAATTACCCCTAATtacctatacatataataagaCAATAGAAGGGTTGTGTCTCTAGAttgaacaaagaaaaataagagtCATTTCGGAACAGCTCATAAGCTGTTCGTATAGTGGAAGAAactaatttttgaaatttgtatcTTTCTGTTTGTTCGTCACATTACGTAAAAACTTTCAAACGGATTTTGATGGGGTTTTCTCTATTTGTATAGTTTAGTATCCGGGAAAGAAAACAGGGTATGTTTCATCTCGATCCGTTTTGTAAAAGTCGAGAAGTATGTTTGGTACAAGTCAAGCAACGGTGGTTATTGCTTGTGTCGTATTTGTTTTGAAATCgaatcttttataatttaatatttttagctGTGGGGATTAACCTAATTGTTagcataaaaaatatgtagttATTTCATTCAGAAAAATTCATCTGCTTAAGAATTGTTCCGTGTATTAGTAATCCACGCGAACCAAGTTACAGACAAAAGTTAGACGTATAAAAGAGCATTTACACAATAACTGCTTTAAcatgtttattataatttcattttatttaaatttcatttatttaaatctgtAGATCTGTAACGGAGCGAAGCTAGGTCCACTGATACTACTGGAGTGTCAAGAATGTCAAGAAGTCTATCACCCCCTGTGCCATCAACCCCCTGTCGTCGACATCGATGTCTACGACCCGAGAATCGTATGGCGGTGTAGAAAATGTATGGATACCTACTCTCTAAACTCTGTCATTGCATCCGATGAAAAGAAAGTGAAAAGGTTTCGTCCACCGAACGACGAGGGCAAAGCCAAAGAACCTTCTGCAAAAGTGACCAAGTCGGGGAAATTGAATGGGTATCTTGTGAAAGATGAAACTGATACCGCTGATCAAACTTCATCCGGTAAATATATGTATCCCActgttatatacagggtgttttgTAGTTGATAGTAGAAGAGGGTAATTCTAGATGAAGAAATCAAAAGtatagaataacattttttcatattattattgtgTGTGAAAGTAGTATTGTTCGTGAAAATATTGTCTGAATATTTGTCTGTTACTTGTCACTGCATATGTATGTCTTGATTGGCAGGATCCTGCTATAGACTAGCATTTCCACTTATGTTTATACGTATTGCATTGGATGAAGCAGAAAACACAACGAAATAAGATATTCATTCTAAAGAATATAGCAGAGTAATCATGATAAAAGTGCTCCAAAACCAAATTAATCTTGTGATACGTTAATCGAGAAAGCTTTCTAAGAAAACCATTTCGACAAAGCTCTAGTCCTCTATCCCTATTATTAGGGTAAAAGATGTATATAGTATTTACAATCTTCGTCGCTTTCATGATTGATTACAGAATTTACTCGTCCAACATTGAAGATTTTGTCGAGTATCTCAACAAGGcttataatatgtatgtatcacatgcatatttaacatataataaTGTGATTGCCGTTTACACATTcacaaaaatatcattttattcctGAACAGACAATCGAGTTTGacgtatattctatattatagcGCTTGTACGTTTTGCTGCTAATATGTCATGATCAAagctaaatttaaattatgttattattttctctCAAGTAACGCAggttaatattatattcgcAATCTATCTATTCTGCCAAGTACGATACTGCTTGTGATAATTAGTAAAATTCAGTAAGaaagattttaaaattttcctgTCATTCTTAAAAAATCCGCATTGTTTGAGATTTCATCCAGAGCTGActacaaaatgttaaaaatcgaGCTTCttggtataaaatataaactatCAATGCTCATAATAAAGgtattatattctttcttcTGTAGTTTGCAGTAGATAAAATAAGTATCTCTACGATTAATATACGATAATATAATACGAGGAATGCTTCTGCTATACGAGGAATGTTACTACTTACTGGATACTACCAATTGCCACAAGCTATGTCATACTCCCTAAATCGTCTATACACGCAAGTACATACTTAAGCGGTATACGcgtataaatttattgcaCAAATATACTTTACGGTCATATAGCCTCCACGCGAcacaagtatatttaaatagtattagTATACGTTTGAACCCTGTAGTCGATGGACGACGACGATGTACTCGCTTTTGCCTCTTTCGCCTTAGTTTTCCGACTTGTACAAATCTGTGCTTCTTCTACACACGCTCAAGTATATTTGAGTATACGCTATTTGTGCAATATGTATAGAGTAGTagtaattcatatattttcaagTGGCCTGTACAGTCAAAATACTTATGCAATATTATCATATACACGCTCATGTATATCTATTTGTGCAATAAATTTCTACATATATACGACTTTATACACATGGAAGGGTAAAAAACTacataaaagttgaaaaaattaCGAGTAAGAAATAAACATGACAGGCAGCTtctattgtaaaaatatagatattgtCACTCGataactttaataaaatatttgtatttttaaaacattcctaacttcttaaaaatacgtttttcAGTAAAAACAATCTGTAAACCTTCCAACATGTAACACTCTAACTATGATATCTGAGATTTTCTTCATAATTCTTTATAGGATAGGACAAAAGATATCAAGCATGAACCTAGATAAATGAAAGATATGAATCATGTTTAGGTTAATAATTATGCTAATAATAGAAGCAGGGGCTAAAACTTCGTCGAAATCTTTTTCTAGGAAACTCCCTCGATTGACATATCACAAATTTAGGTTGGTTTATGAGCAATTTTATCGTGCTTATTCAGCtacactttttaattaatttaaaaatattttttattctgtcGAATACGCGGTCCTGCTTTTCGTGtcgatgaaaatttctataaacacTGCCTAGTGTATTctgttaatttcaaatttctattttatcaaAGATTGAAaccatattttttcaatattatactTATGATACTTGTGATTTCTTCAGAATACATAATTGCAATTAAGCAaactaatatttcaatttatgtttgtatactaaatattaaaccAGCTTCTGCCAGCAACTTCGTTCGCatagattattaatatatggaacaatttttaagcagatgaatatatatgtatgttaacAATTAGGTTATTCTCCttagttaaaaatattaaattatagaatGTTCAATTTCAAAACAAACACGATGTAAACAATAACCATTGTTCCTTGACCTTTACCAAACATAGAAGCGCATACAACTCAGATGTCAGATTACTTCTCAGTTTCTATAAAACGGATCAGgatgaaacatattttttcctatttttctcCTTGGAAACTAAACCACACAACAAAGAAAAACCCATCAAAATCCATTCAGTAGTTTTTATGTGATGCGAGTACAAACAGACGAACAAACGGacgaagaaatagacaaataAAAAGGTTCCAAAATTAGCTTTTTCCGACTTCTAACCCTTCTACTGTTCTATTTTATGTATAGATACTGTAAAACGCACAATGAAACaggaattattattagatataagacaccctgtatatttacctttttattctttagttttaTTCATATATACTAGAGAATATTTATGACTTTAGATGTTTCTCAAAAAATTGGTTGTATTGGCGAAAATACATCGATTACAAAAAATTCTGTCTTTTCGAGCCAAAAGACGAGGACAATATCGTCGATTCAGTTAAGAAAACGAATTGGATCCAAACTTTCAGTCATTCGATCCATAGTAAAATGATATTTGTAATGTTAGTAATTAAGAATGTTTCAAATTGTCTTTTGTtagttttcaataaataaatctaaattggattgatattttatgtataaatgtataaaaataattattggtTTGAGATTATAACTTCTtgtaatttaaacatttaagtTTTCATTTCAGATTTGTTGTTTTGCTTTATCAAATTCATAGTGGtgtaaataaatcaaattttgtcaccatttattataattattttctcaatctaaattaacaattaaacttattatatgaaattttggaAGGTTAACAGAACGTTAGAAATGTCTATCAATATCATATTTAAACTAATTGGACCACGATACAggatattatttaaacaaaatatttgagaaatgATTATTTTAGTGATATATCATCTTATTTGATTATTAGTTTTTTAGTTTATTTGGATCAGagaataacattttcttggattattttattattcagttattaaatgaaaatgttttattttatttcgtatattataCTTGATTAGATGTTTCctgaaatattatatcgacTTCTTCATAATGTCTGACATACGCAAGTTTAAACACATGCATAGGTGCCATTTaaggataattaaaattaaaacaattctGAGAAAAATGCTTTCACGTTGTAAAATAACTTGGCTATGTTGTTCATAACTCAAACACAtgcaaaatacaatatttaacattCGAATTAACGTTAAcaatcaaaattatttcatattttatttgaaaaaatagaaCTAATTTAGTAAATAGgaattattagtattatatacatgttactaataatttatttattatactacaAAATCTAGcagtaaaaaaagaatttccaatgtaaaattccaaatacatacacatacctagaataaaataaaaagcagaaaaaatTGAACGGTCGAGAGGTACATGCATGGTACGCTTTATTATTTGCTTGTTACATGTACAATGGAAAATCTGTCTCGAACGTCTTTCGCTCTCTAAAAATCAATCCACGCAAATTAATACTTCACTCTCGCGAAACAACGCTTCAGTCGCGGTACAGGATGCCTTATTTAAGCCGATTACAGACGTAACTTGTTACACTACACTACACCAACTCAGCCAAACCAAGAAATCTctccaaaaataaaaataatgaaataaatcggATTTCGAAAAGAACAACACATATTTGATTATTCATTAATCAATGATAATTCACTATTGGATTATcgcattatattttaataattaaactgcGGATATTTGTGCAGATTCGTATTTTTGTGAAATTGAGTTGAGATTTGTTTTACctactaaatattacaatgaatactctactttcaatattttatataatttctgcGCATTATATGTAGTATTGGACTCAAGTAAGTGTCAAGTATCGCTTCATACTCTTCATAAGTATTTCGAGAAAAGAAGCGATAgacaaaattttaaacaaacttGAACGTAAATGCGACAGATTCAAATCCCCTACGAAtacttttacaaataaaaaaaagggcTCCTAAAAAGGATCGAACGTTGCTCGAATAGGTTCGAAACTTTATCAGCACTTTAACAGAAATTCTACTTCATTTAAAATCACTTTTCTTGGCTATCGTTTTTAAATTGTTACAATTATGGATgttcaaacaaaatttataggaATCCCGTTTATCGTCTATGATTCTACAGAATTTATCTAAATAGAAGAATTCAATAAGACTCTCCTGATTCGATTGCTACTTACAAAGGGTTCGattcatttaaatatcgaAGTACGTAGTTAGAAGTAGATTTTCGAAAGTTACGAAGAATCATTCCAGAGGTTTGACACCAGcttataaatatcgaatatcttACAACTGGTATTTGAAGTGAACTTTGGATACTAAATTTGATTCAaatttataagtatatattgtaCTTGATTTTATCACtagattatatttattctatgcatttctttattttcaaattctccgtaaatgtataaatatccgcagtatATTGGTAATTTACGAGTTTTATCTGTCGTCGCACGTTCATTCCGTATGCTCATTCGTTTTCTATATTAAGGTCAACGGAGTTCAGTTACCTTCAACAGCCATGCTGAAGTTTTAATCGTATGTGATGCTCGATCACTTTCGCTCTCATTAATCGTACGTATGAGAGAAGATTGAGCGCGAGGCGTCAGAAAATTACAGAGAGTAGCGAATGCCGCGAGTACACTTTGTCCAGTGATAAATcgcgattctttttctttacatCTTCTTTCCAGTTACTTCTTATTTGATTGATGTTAACCCTTTACTACTATTGTTAAATCAGTTTAGGTTTGAGTTaagttgtttaattttaagGTTCTTggttttaatttatatcttaCATCTTATGTAATACAATGGCTACGAAAGGTATTTTATAAACGGTATAAGAcccttattttccaatgaagttttttttttatcagattATACTTTtcgtatataatacaaatacttTTCGTAGCCACTGTAAATGTCATTGATAGTCTTCGTCacgtaaaatatagaatatagatCGAAATGTATTACTACAAAATGAAGTAACAGAGTatcgttaataaattaaattaactttatataacaaaattgtttaaaattttgtgAGTACACGACGGCACGATTTAAGAATTCACCATTCTGTCGTATTCGATTTATAGAATCTAAATGACCCATATAATCGTATCGTAcagttaaattaatatttgtcatACTATTGTCATTTTGTCATTTTGAGTTTTTTACTggaatcaaatattttaactttgtgtatttgtattaaaatattcaacgtttataactttcttgaaaataatatcaatcAAATTATAATTCGATAGATTTGATTAtctttattcataaaaaaacacaatgtatcttttttaattgtacTTGTGATGGTAAATGTAATGAAATCACGCCTCGGTAGTatcatctttcattttcaatattgtatttcatttcCATTAGTAAGTTACAGTATTTGctcatttttttcatttttcattgaaatgaTACAAATTCAAACTGACGTAACAAATTAATCCATTGCATTATATTTgtaaacataatttttcaataaatttattgcttCTTCAGAAGAATACTGGAATAAATAAAACCTAATAaatctttcatatatttaaataagttGGTACTTAACTTTTTAAGTACCAACCCGAAAACTTTTTTTGAGGGTGAATTTATTGTTcattgtaatttgtaatattactagtgtttattgttattttaccATCGTTAAACTTTatcacaaatatatatatactttactACAAAATAAGCAAGGTTTAAAACtgcatttatagaatattttaatatctaccaAATATGCATATTATGCTATTCATGGGTGTATGACACTATGGCACGCAATatgtatcaatttttatatagaaacatatttttagGGTTGTATTTACAcaaaaaactgaaaataataattttatattaagttCGCAGGCACCTTTATATGGTTTCCCAATGCATAAAGTGAATCTATATTCTTAGGCATAATGATCACGAATTACAAAACTTTTTCATGAAATTAGGTGATCGTTCAGAATATGAGCAAATTCTGTGATAATACCCAGATATTCTCAGACGttacatatatgaaaaatttttaaatgcaaaactgaatatagaatatgaaaaaatatacaggtaaaatatccaaattataataatcCTTATAAGATTTGATAGGTAAAACAATCTCCTACCTATGTTTCATCTTTTTAGTCATtcataagaatataaatttgcacaaAGATCCGCAACCTATATGTAACAAAATCgctatttgaaattaaaaaggaacagatctggaaaaaatgtaaacaaattatatattactattttttaaCTACATTAGCTTAACTagatattgtataaataacaatatgtaTACTTCGCGAATTACTATACAAACGCAAAAGCACTATAGCAAAACAGCTATATATTTGTGCCGATTATCACAGAATTGTcgattattcaaataattatcgcgaaagaaaattattaagattTCCATTTCTGGACGTATtgcttattaaattaaaagaatacttTCGATAtctaaattatgtaaaaataaaatatattattcgtaTGGAaatgttgtttaaaatttttcatttcaataaattgcgaatcttttctaatttcccgctatttttattgtaaatggCAATAAATCCACATTTTTATACAGAAATCAAAGTTTCGACCATTGTATCGAATCGATATGTTCTGGTTGTTTCATTATTGCTAATTAATACATTCGATTAAGTTTACAAAGTTTCTGGTGTGCGGAATTCCTGAATCTTTAGtaaaaacaggaaaaaatatatatgtatatactctGTGTCTTATAACTATAAAACCATTCTAAAAGTTGTAGTTCCTATGCAAGTACGAGGTAAAAGATACAACACGACAGAATCTGATTAAAAGTATGCAAAATCGAATAGTTAAACGTATTGAAAATAGAAGGGATTTCACATATTATTACGTAGATTACtcttacaatttcattttattgtaCTCTGATAACGATCTCGATTtttgtgtaattaatattttgttatattactTCTGCAGTTATGAATCTAGATTTTTACGTTTTCACTTGTAATTGCCTTTTTGCCAGTAAAATTTAATCTGTTCTTGTTTATCTTAAACAAAATATGGTTTCTTAATATGATTTAAAACATAAAACGCtacgttccttttttttattgttgatAAGGGTTGAAAATCTAATAACATAtacagaatataaaattttagaatgGTTCTATAGTTACGAGACACAGTTTCGTATCTTACTTACAAATAACTATACGTAAAATGTTGACCTTAAACTTAATATTGTCGGCCTAAGGAACAAAAAACATGAATAATATCCTATGAGTagagcaaatatttttaattaatttcattatagtTTCATCAACTGCATTGTTCTCTCTTTAATCATTCCGAGAGCGCGAATGTATTATCATGATAAAAGTCTcttacaattttctttatcgGGTATTCTACAAATTCCAGCTTTCCAAGATGAGATTTTAAATACCTGTTGAAACTTGCGTCGTCAAATGGTAAAAAGCTCCTCTCGAAAATACTAATGTGCGTACATGCAAGCAACGAtttagatattaaataaataatacatatgtatatctctAAAATTTGTCccgacatttttcatttttcatctcTTTAATCGTAAACTTTATGGGATATTCCGATTTAgacgattattttttattgatttttggTACGTGACAAAACAATGATATTGTATTTCGAATAGTTCATGTCAATATCACAATATTGCAAAATAGAGGTTATattagttttaaataaatggtGGCACAGATTGAACATCTTATGACacaaatgaattattttagtattattttaaactaaTATAAGTTAGATATCGTCTGTACTATTATAAGTAATGTACATACAATATTTGTCAAAACGTCGGTCTTTGCGACTGTTTTTAAtcttaaaagagaagaaatcgTAGGTaacgatataattataattcaaacAATAGTCAATGTTATTCTGTATACGTGCAAAAGCGCAAGTTAATTGATGGTTTTCGAGAGAACTGTGCcaccaatttgaaaaatactaGTTTAGGCAGAATGCATTCAAACTTTTCGGCGTCATTATAATTAGCTTTAATTAGCTTACACCTTAAGTACTTCATAAGTATTAGGACACAATACGGAAAATGAGATGAacctaataaatttcatttcattaaattttttattttaataacatcaGCAACATCAGATTAAAACCTTTGGAGTTATCGTTAGACTGCAGAAGTTTATGCAAgtgcatatttttatagaatgcAAGTAGAAAAAACGAAAACCCGATAGAATTTGTTCAAAAGACTATAAAAatgtgtttttcttttcttttttttttttttttgttttacactCTTTGCATAATGTAGATATTTTGCACATTTATGTCTAAATacatatgcaaaaatatattacatccTTATGTGACGTATTTATCCTATTATATTGATTTAGTTTATCGTAACTGTATAAAGtgctaataacaataatatgtaATCAATGTTAAATATAGACTATGTTAAACTgtgtatttgaaattttgtatggTTGGTTAAGCGTCAGATGTACTACCACGTGTTTCGAATTAAGATAGTTCGATTTGATTAATTTGCATCGTTACCTCCAACGTGAACTGTGTGGTGAGTAGGATGGAAATGTCTGAGAACTGTTCttaaattttgtgaaatacaaatatttgaaaaaactgACGAGTCTTATATTTTACACGCAAACATCATCAATTAACAACGGCAAATTTGGACAAAgtgtttgtaatttattattagacataaatagatattagatattaaatatctttctagatattcaaatatttgacattttaaacatacattaaatatatttcagacatattttgtttatttttatgtatatatctgcatattttatgtttataaacatccgcagtctagtTATTGTAATtggtttaaaattttataatatagagcatctgtataatgtatatatatggtaTAAAAATGtcgttaattataaataatgcaaTTAACGTTTTTTTTCTCGGGATTCTGATATTATCAGATTGTCCATCGTATTTGTTGTTCTGTGGTTTtatgtatttcaaaaataataaatattaataaaaattaataataaaaatatttaattcatttaaaatattctcaatGAAGTGATCAAATCAAAGAATTGTGAATGCCAGTATAGAATTGTCGATTAAttgttttctataatttttgtaaataacttttacaaatattttttgcttgTTCTGAATAATACATCATTCTGAAATTTAAATCAACAAATTGCGGACTtcaatatacaatttattattttccacgattcctgcataaataacatttataaatatttttcacatattCTGAACTCGAAATGCATAATTTTGGCCGATTAATCGGTTCCTTAATAATCTGGATCAATTACCACATGGTACATAAAATCAGTGAGTGTCCTAGTACTTATGAATTGTTAAACCTGTGTACTGCTATCtcaattttatgtatatcatatacctacataaatattttaggaaCACATTTTTATCACCTATGCAATGAAAAGATCCAAAAATCGAATTTCGAATCGAAAGCTTTCTAAACTAGAATACCCTCATAATCTTCGATCAATCAAGATTCTATATACCAACTGTTACCATCAACTCTCTTGATCCGAGTATGAATCGCGATAAAAAATTTCCCTCActgtattttcaatattttcgacTATGTTCGTatctgtatatatgtatatgtgcatTTGCTCTATGTACACACGAGGCAGAGAGAGCAAAGTGTAAGTGTGGcggttttaatatataattgctAGAATTATAGTGCAGGTATCACTCTGCTCCAGAACCCGTTTCCAACTATGTACTTTACAGAATAGACTTGTTCAAACAGCCGCACGGAGACGTTCAGCCTATTTCATGACAGTGTTATCATGCCAACTGGCTgacataattaaataaagattcTGACACAAGTCAAGGTTGCTACAAGTCACAATCTGACATCGACAAAGACGATCCTATTTTATATGAACTGTGATACCTTTCTCTGCCGCTTGAACAAGCGAGTGattgtttatataatataatgataatatttatgtacaagTTTTCTATAAAATCAGATACTGAAATGAATAGCGATGGATACAATATCATCTAGTTAAATGTACGTATCCATATTTATAGTAATTCAGAATATATTCTCACGTAAGCTGTCATACGCAAGAGAGAGGAAGATTCTGA
The DNA window shown above is from Bombus fervidus isolate BK054 chromosome 8, iyBomFerv1, whole genome shotgun sequence and carries:
- the LOC139989610 gene encoding integrator complex subunit 12, translating into MYEDAEDASGIDQDFFNALALLHSTEDDSAEKLRKMLDTSIQRRYGFDKTLMAKMPKKFLQNTKIRGKSFANSNEKSEISWRKEANDRTLRKTESLLLSTNNTTEINWKPMKIFDANIEDCSEKGDIPRISIPDEGSGDGLLCKICNGAKLGPLILLECQECQEVYHPLCHQPPVVDIDVYDPRIVWRCRKCMDTYSLNSVIASDEKKVKRFRPPNDEGKAKEPSAKVTKSGKLNGYLVKDETDTADQTSSDVSQKIGCIGENTSITKNSVFSSQKTRTISSIQLRKRIGSKLSVIRSIVK